The segment CGGCTGATGGGTTGGTCCGTCTTCTCCGAGAAATATGCTATCATGGGTAAACACATAGATTGCCTGTAACTTCGATAAAGCGGCAAGCCGTATAGCTGGACGCATGTAATCAGAAAAGGTTAAGAATGTTGAGCCGCAGGGGATGATACCTCCATACAGCGCCATACCATTTAAAATACCTCCCATTGCATGTTCCCTTACGCCAAAGTGAATATTCCTTCCGGCAAATTTATTTTTGCCTACAGAAGGCGAATTGTTAATCTGTGCCTTTGTTGACGGATTCAGATCAGCCGAGCCGGTTATAAAAGAGGGAATCCGTTCAGCAATGACCTGTATCATATCCCCTGATGCAGACCGGGTAGCTAACGAATCCTTTTTTATCGTATTGAGTAACTCCTGTTCAAGATATTCCGGGACTTCTTTCTTAAAATATCTATTCCAAAGATCGCTGAAATCTTCATCGTCCTTAATGTGTTTTTGAAACAAACCCTGCCAGTCTTTGTATTCTTCTTTTACCTCTGCCACACGGCTCCGGCAAAGCTGTCTGACCTCGTCCGGAATAGAGAAAGGAGGACTCTTTGGCCAGCCAAGCGCCTCCTTTGTTAATTCCAGCTCTCTAGCCCCCAACGGTTCACCATGGGCGGATGCCGAATCTTCTTTGTTCGGACTTCCTTTTCCTATGCGCGTTTTTGCAATTATCAGGGAAGGTCTTTCTTTTTCACCCCGTGCATCATCGAGTGCTTTTACTATTTCACCATAGTTATATCCGTCAATCGTGAAGACGCGCCAGTGATACGCCTCGAACCGTTTTGCAACATCTTCGGTAAAGGTAATATCAGTTCTTCCTTCGATTGATATCTGATTGCTGTCGTAAATATAAATGAGGTCCGATAAACCCAGATGGCCGGCAAGAGAAGCAGCTTCTGAAGTTATCCCTTCCATGAGATCCCCGTCGCTTACCACCCCGTAAATGGCATGGTCAATAACTATTCTGCCATCCTTGTTGAACCGTTCAGCCAGCATTTTTTCAGCCAGAGCCATACCAACACCATTGGCAAAACCCTGTCCAAGAGGACCCGTAGTCGTTTCCACACCGGGTGTATGGCCATATTCGGGGTGACCGGGGGTCTTACTTCCAAGTTGCCGGAATTGTTTTATCTCGTCCAGGGGCAGATCATAACCAAAAAGGTGCAGGAGTGAATATAACAGCATGGAACCATGACCGGCAGACAGTATAAACCGGTCACGATTCGGCCACAGGGGATCTTCAGGATTAAACCGGAGAAACTGCATCCACAGAATAAAGGCAATATCAGCAAAGCCCATAGGAAGCCCGGGGTGGCCGGATTGTGCCTTTTCAACCGCATCGGCAGAAAGCATTCTGATTGTGTTCACGGCAAGTTCGACTTTTTGTTTCTCTATTTTATGAATCAACATAGTACGAATCCCTTTCTGTTATTTTCTTATCCTGATACTTATAGTACTCAAAGTGCCAAACCAGGCATATCTTCAAGCGACAGGAAAACTATCCCGCCGGTCATTGGAGATTGCTTCGCTTACACCCGCAATGACAGTCATTATGACAAGCGGGGACGCTTGTCCTACCAGCAAAGGTGTTCATGGTAGGTCAACCGTCCCCGGTTGACATAATGATTTTACCTTTTCCCCTAAAGTCGCCGAAGGCCTAATTCAAATTGTTTTTAACACAAAGAACATGAAGAAAAATAGATTTAGATTTGCTTTGTAATTTCTCAGGAATAACCCTGTCAGGGTTTTCGATATTTTTTGTAGGGCAGGCACTGCCTGCCATTGCCTGTTCCACCAGCCATTGCGAGGGGTTCGTAACGGAGTGCAGAACCCTGAAGCAATCCCCTCCTGCCGCAACCGTCATCACGAAGGCGAAGCCTGAAGCAATCCCACCCCCATGACCATGAGATTGCTTCGTCGCTTCACTCCTCGCAATGATTTTTTTGTTCTTTTTTGCGGCAAATTGTCAGCATCTCTGTTTCATGTAAATCTTCACACATTTTCAAGTCTGGCGGCAGCAGCCCGGTCAGCTAGAAATAAAAGCCTGCCTTCAACCGGACGTATATACTGTGAAGGTAAGATTCCTGGTTGCAATTCACCCTCAAGCACTTTTTTCAATACGGCCGATTTTGATTCACCCGAAATCAGAAAAATAATATATGCAGCCTGATTAATCACCGGAACCGTAAGCGTGATCCGGTATCCGTTAAGTTTCTTTATATAGGTGGCTGCAACCAGACGTCTTGTCTCTTCCAGTGTATCCGTTTCCGGAAACAGCGAAGCAGTGTGCCCGTCATCTCCCATACCCAATAATACTAGATCAAAGCGGGGCAGTTCTCCATTCTTCAGATGAAAAAAGGTTTTCAGTGTTTGTTCGTACTCTTCCGCTGCACGGTTATGATCTTCGTATTCTGCCGGTATCCGGTAAATGTTTCCAGGAGGAACAGGAATCTTATCGAGTAATAATTCCCGTACCATGCGGTAATTGCTCTGGTAATGATCCGGTGGAACGCAACGCTCATCGCACCAGAATAGATGCACCTTTGACCATCGCACTTGTCCCCGGTATTGATCACCGGCTAACAGCCTATAAAGATTCTGAGGCGTCGACCCGCCTGACAAGGCAACGGCGCAATACCCCTTTGTCTGAATTGCATTCGTTGACTGCCGGACGAATTCACGTGCCGCCACATGGCTTATTTCTCCGATATCTGCTTCAACTCTCAGTTCTCGTCTAACTGAAACCATAGCAAAATTTACACCCTTGTTTCTTTATATAGGTACTGCAAATACAACCCCGTTCGATATATTGAAATTATGTACCTATTCAGCGTAATTTATAATACACCTTTTCTTTAAATCTGTGCAATCTGTGGTTTCAGTTAGCACATCAAAGTCCCACTTAACAAAGGGGGATTTAGGGGGTTGCCGTAAAATCACTTACATAAAATGAAAATTCCTATACCATCAGGTTAAATCTGTATACAAACCAAAGAAACAAGGTTAACCATATTCTGTTCGGTCTCATCTGTTAGATACTATAACCCTGCACAATCTTTTCATATCTCACATTTCCTCCACTCCCTGCCATCCCTTGCCATGAGATCGTCTGCCTCCTGCGGCCCCCATGTACCTGCTGCATAGTTGGGGAATTTCCGGTGAGGCAAGGCCTTCCATATATCCTGAATCGGGGAGACCACACTCCAGCCAGCCTCGATCATATCAGTACGCTGGAATAACGTAGCATCTCCCAGCATACATTCATAGAGTAACCTTTCGTAGCCGGTACTGGGGGTGCTTCCAAAGTAGTCCTTATATCTGAACTGCATATCTACCGTCCCGAGCCGCACGACAGGCCCTGGTATTTTGGCACCAAAGTTCAGTGAAATGCCTTCATCAGGCTGGATATGCAGCACCAGAACATTCGGTTTCAGTTGTTCGACATTCGTTTTCCTGAAGAGCACAAAAGGGGCACGTTTGAATTGAATTGCAATTTCCGTAACCCTGCAAGGCAGGCGCTTCCCGGTACGTAAATAAAACGGTACCCCCGCCCACCGCCAGTTATCGATATAGAGCTTCAATGCAACATATGTTTCTGTGGTTGAATCGGGAGAGATATTTTGTTCGTCACGATAGGCAGGCACCCGTTTGCCTCTGATGAGACCCTCTCCATATTGTCCTCTTACGGTATTTTTCAATACATCCTCAGGTGAGAGGGATTGCATGGCACGTAAAATCTTGACCTGCTCATCACGGACGGCATCCGCTTCAAATGAAATCGGAGGTTCCATTGCTGTTAAGGTAACAAGCTGGAACATATGGTTTGGCACCATATCACGCAAAGCCCCCGCCTTGTCATAATAGCCGATACGTTCCCCGACTCCAAGGTCTTCTGAAACCATGATTTGCACATGATCAATGTAACGGCGGTTCCAGATGGGTTCAAAGATGCCGTTTGAAAAACGGAAGACCATAATATTCTGCACCGTTTCCTTTCCCAGGTAATGGTCTATACGGTAAATCTGCCTTTCACTCAGCGCTTCTCTGATTTCCTTGTTGAGCGAACGGGCAGACTCCAGATCATGTCCGAACGGTTTTTCTATAATGACGCGCCGCCAGTGCTTGTTTTCTTCACGGGTAAGCCCGATTTTATTCAGTTGCTGAATGACCTGAGAAAAATATTCAGGCGCTGTCGCAAGATAGTAAAGATAATTCCCATGGGTACCGTGTGTTTTATCAACTTCTTTCAGCAAGTCCTGAAGCTTCAGGAACGCTTTCTGATCCTGGATATCACCCGACACGTAATAAAGCCTTCCGGCAAACCAATTCCACAATTCAGGTTTCACCGGACTCGTAGCATGCTCCTGCATATCCCGGTTGATTTTCTGCCGGAATTCTTCATGACTCATTTCCCGGCGGGCAAATCCAATGACCGCAAATTCATCGGGCATCAGTCCATCTCTTGCAAGATTAAAGAGTGCAGGAAAAAGTTTGCGTTTGGCAAGGTCCCCGGAAGCACCAAAAATAACCATTACACAGGGATTGCCGGTTTGCCCCAATGGTAAGCTGACTCTGTCTTTTTCATACATGGAATCCATTCCTTCACTCCTTTTTAAAGTAAAGTCTCAATCAGAATAGCTCTCTAGAGAGTATTATCGTATCTAACAAATGAAACAGAACAGAATATGGTTAATTTCCTTGGTTTGTATACAGGTATACCGGACATAATAAATCCTGAAAAAAATGTCATTGTGAGCGTAAGCAAAGCAATCGCTCATAACCTAAGGCATAGTTTTCTTGTCACCGGTTATCCCTTCTCCCCTGCAGGCCGTTCAGTATGACCGCCAAATTTATATCGCATGGCAGATAATACCTTTTCTGCAAATGTATGTTCCTTTTGCGAACGGAAACGTTTAAAAAGCGATGCGGCAATCACATCGGCGGGTACCCCTTCTTCAATTGCTGTCATAATTGTCCATCGCCCTTCACCCGAATCCTGCACAATCCCTGTATATTCAGTAAGCGCCGGATCTTCAGCAAGCGCAGTTGCTGTCAAATCAAGAAGCCACGAACCGATAACACTCCCGCGTCTCCATACCTCTGCAATATCGGCAATAGGGAAATCATACCGGAAGTCCTCCGGCACCCCCTCCGAGACGGCATTCCTGAGAATATCAAAGCCTTCTGCATATGCCTGCATCAGCCCGTACTCTATCCCATTGTGTACCATCTTTACGAAGTGTCCTGCACCCCAATGACCGCAGTGCAAATATCCGCTTTCAGCAGTTGACTCTGATCCGTTACGCCCTGGTGTCCGGGAAATACTCCCCCGTCCGGGCGCCAGGGTTTCCAGGATAGGAGATACCTGTTTGACAATCTCCGGTTCGCCGCCGACCATCAGACAGTAACCCCGCTCCAGCCCCCATACGCCTCCGCTTGTTCCTGCATCCAGATAACGGATACCCTTTTCTGCCAACGTTTTTGCACGGCGCACATCATCTTTGTAATGTGAGTTGCCGCCGTCGATAATGATGTCATTTGCTTCCATGTATCCGGCCAGCGCTTTGATTGTCATTTCAGTCGGCTCACCTGCCGGAACCATGACCCATACCGCACGGGGTTTGCTGAGTTTGCTGATAAGGTCATCCGGTGACGCTGCCCCTATTGCACCTTCTTCAACCAACTGTTTTACTTTGTCCGGATCCCGTGTGAACACAACACACTGATGCCCTCCGCGCATCAGACGTCTTACAATATTTGCCCCCATTCTTCCGAGCCCAATCACACCCAGTTGCATTGCGTTTCTCCTTTCTGAAATGATTCTATGTTACCATAGCAATAATTTCTCTATCATTCTGACAAGAGCATGTTCAAGCTTCTCTTCGGTATTTACCGGATTCTTATTCTGAAAGCACCTGTTTAATTACCGCATTCAGGGTTGCCAGCCCTTTTTGTACCTGACTATCCAGATGAACACGCAGTGCCCGTCTTCCCCGTTCCGCCAAAACCTGAAAGTCACCCCGCGCCTGGGCTTCTTTTACAATGCCAAAGGTATATTTTTGTCCGGGAACTGCCAGATCCCCTGCATCGTCACAGGTAATTTGTATAAACACTCCGGTGTTTGGACCACCTTTATACAATTGCCCCGTGGAATGTAAAAAGCGGGGGCCAAAACCCAAACAGGTTGCTGTATATTTGTGATCACGAATAGTCTTGCGTATTGATTGCAGCTGTTTTTCATTGTCTTCGTTCATCTCAAGATAGGCAAGAAGCGCAAAATAATCTCCCTTCTTTATTTGATTCAGATGCGCTCTGAGATAGTGAACAAGCGTTCTTTCATTACCTCCGGACCTTTCAAGCATGGAAGCATACGCTCCATTAGCGAATAGCGTGATTCCGTTCTCCTGAAGAAAAGGCGTTAGCTCCGGAAGTGTTCCTGTCTCCTCAAACTCAGAGGTAAGTTTCCTTGTTGCCACTTTACTGGCTTCCACATCAGGCTGATTGAATGGATTGATATGTAATACGGATCCTGCGACAGCAGTCGCCATCTTCCACCGGAAAAACTCCCGTCCAAGATCATAAAGATCATTCATAGTAAACCGTATCAGCGGGTGACCTGATTGTATGAGATTTTCCACTGCTGCTTCCTGTAACGGATCAGGTACAGATTTCAGCCGGAGATAAACAAATACCCTGTCATTGTCATAGACACCGGAATCACCCAACGGTTCATGAACAACCGGAATGAGACCTTTCCCGTCTTTACCGGTAGATTCGGCCAGGAGTTGTTCCAGCCAGGCTCCAAAACCGGAAATTCCCGGCGAGGTGAGTATTGTTATTTTATCCCGTCCCTGCAGAGCCAGCACTCCCAGCACAATACCCAGTACAACACCGGGATTATCCTCCGGCGGTACGGATGGGGAACAGGAAACCATCATTTCCTCTGCCCTGTCCAGTAATTTCATTGCATCCAGACCCATAATTGCCGCCGGAACCATACCGAAATCGGACAATGCCGAATAACGTCCCCCTATGTCCGGCACCCCGAAAAAAACATGGCGGAAACCATCCCCTTCTGCAACTTTATGCAATTTTGAACCAGGATCGGTAATTGCAATAAACCGGTCACCAGCATCATTCCTTCCCACATGTTGTTTTACCCGTTCGAAAAAATATTGTTTAAAAATATTTGGTTCCAGGGTTGTGCCTGATTTGCTTGATACAATAAACAAGGTGTTGCCAATATCCACTTTGTTTTCAAATGTTCTGATTTGAGCAGGATCAGTCGAATCAAGGACAAAGAATTCAGGAAAGCCCCGGATTTTTCCAAAACTCAGCCTCAATACCTCAGGACACAGGCTGGAGCCTCCCATTCCAAGAAGGAGTACATGCGAAAATCCCGCTTTTTTTATCTCTTCTGCAATATTTGTCAGACGGTGACCACAAGATAAAGAGTTTCTGGCAATATCTAACCACCCGAGCCATTTCCCTTCATCGGTGTTTGTCCATAACGATGCATCGTGTTCCCAGAGTCTCTTTATCTTTCCTCCGTTTTTCCAGTCATCCAGCATGGCATTGACCTGCGATTGCATATCGCCGGCAAGAGAAAACGCCTGGCGCACAACCTTTCCCTGACCTGCCTCTTTCCGCTTTATATCCAGTGTATGCAGTAACTTATCAAAGGCATCTGCAAACAAACGGACACCTTCGGTAAGTAACGTATCGGTACATTCCTTAAGAGAAATACCCAGGTGATTCAGCGTTTCCATCGTATCGCATGCTGCTTCAAGATCCTCTTCAAGGCTTGCACGGGGAAGGCCGTGATCCCGGAAAGATTCAAACGTAGGCAATGGCATGGTGTTTACCGTATCAGGACCAATTAATTCTTCGACATACCGTACATCACGGTAATGAGGATTTTTGGTGCCGGTGCTTGCCCATAGTACCCGTTGTGTATGTGCCCCTTTTTCAGCAAGTGTCTGCCACCGGGGGCTACGGAAAATTTCCTTGTATCGCTGATACGTCAGTTTGGCATTGGCAATGGCTACTTTCCCCATAATATTCTGCAAAAGAGCCTTTTCGCCTGCGTTTGCGGATGTTTTGATTCTCATGTCAAGGATGGCATCTATTGCCGTATCAATCCTGCTGACAAAAAAGCTCGCAACACTAGCAAGTGAACTCACGTCACCGTTTCTTGCCATATATTTTTCCAGACCGCTCATAAATGCATGTGTTACCCGTTCATAGGTATCCTGTGCAAAAAGCAGCGTTATGTTAATATTCATCCCCTCGCCAATGAGCTGTTCAATGGCCGGGATACCTTCCGGTGTGGCAGGGATCTTCAGCATTACATTCTTCCGGTTCACGGACTGCCAAAGCCGTCTTGCCTCATTAACCGTGCCCTGCGTATCGCCCGACAGAAAGGGAGAAACCTCAAGACTGACATAACCGTCACGCCGGTTTGTTTTCTCATAAACAGGCCTTAATACATCGGCAGCATCCTGAATGTCGCGTATTGCGAGATGCTCGTAGATTTGAGTTATGTTCAAATCTTTCAGGTGTTGCAGCTTTGCTATGATATCCTCATAATCAGAGCTGCCTGATATTGCTTTCTCAAAGATCGCCGGATTCGAGGTAACACCACCTAATCCATCCTCTTCAATCAGCCGTTTCAGTTCACCACCCGTAATAAGGCTCCGCCTGATATAATCCAGCCATACAGATTGGCCATATTCCTTCAGTTTTTGTAAAGGATTCATTGTTTCTGTTCCTCCGGTTTTATTGCAACTGTACGGTACCGCTCCTCCAGAATCTCTATTTTTTTAATCCTGCGAAGATGCCGTTCTTCTCCAGAAAATATTGCTCCGGCAAATGCCCGGACAATTTCTTTTGCAAGATGAACACCAACCACACATGCTCCCAGAACGAGAATATTCATATCATCGTGTTCCACCCCCTGATGTGCAGAATACGTGTCATGACACAATCCTGCACGGATGCCGGGTAGTTTTGTTGCCGCTACCGAAGCGCCAACGCCGCTGCAGCAAATCAGGATGCCCCGGCCGGCACGGCCTTCACGAATAGCATTTCCAACCGCTTCTGCATAATCGGGATAATCCACAGGATCTGTGTTATAAGTACCCATATCCACAACCTCATAATGTAATTCACGCAGGTAAGAGGCCAGTTGCCCTTTTAATTCATAACCCGCATGATCAGCTCCGATTGCAATTCTCATGTCAGTGTTTCCTTTTTTTGTTTAAAAACCAATCATAATCAAAACATTCAGAACAATTTAGTGTTTGGCTATTAAAACCAGCGTATTAATTTTTTGGTAAATTTCGGGATCCAGCCGGAAAATATCTTTTCTGCATAGTATTGATTTGTTGTTCTCCTCACCGCCTGTGCCAGGGTTGGATAGACATGTATTGTGCGGGTAATGCTCCCTACCCCAAGGTTGTTCTGCATCGCCATGACAAACTCATGTAAATATTCTCCGGCTTGCGGTGCAAGCACATGGGACCCCAGTATCTTACCCTTCTTTGTGCACACGATCTTTATCATTCCTCTGCCTTCTCCTTCCGCGACAGCCCTGTCAATATCTTTTACCTCATATCTGAACACCTTTATGTGGTGATATTTTTGTCTTGCTTCTTCCTCTGTTAAACCCACCCTGCCCAGTTCCGGATCCGTAAAGGTAACCCAAGGTACTGCACGGTAATCGACTTTTCGCTTTATAAAAGGTATAAGGGCGTTTGCCACCACAATGCCGGCATGATATTCTGCCATATGGGTAAAGAAATAGTGACCGGTAACGTCACCGCATGCCCAGATATTTCTGGCAGTAGTCCGCAACGAATTATCCACTTCAATGGCCCTTTTCCTCATTCTAACACCAGCGGCTCTCAGACACAATCCCTCCAGGTTCGGCTCACGTCCTGTCGCCAGCATAAACTCATCCGCCTGAAAAACTCTTTGGTGGCCTGTACATTCGGCCATGACTTCCACTCCTTTCCGGCCTGTACCTTGTTTTACCTGTTCTACATTTGTACACGTAACTATTTCAATACCCTCATCCTGTAATATTGAGGTAAGGATGCCGGCAATCTCTTTGTCTTCCCGCGGCAGAATCTGCCCTACCTTTTCAATAATCGTAACCTTTGTTCCCAGTCTTGTAAATATCTGGGCGAACTCCACACCGATGGGACCACCCCCTAATATTATTACTGATTTGGGCAAATACTCCAGTTCCAGAGCTGTTTCACTGGTTAAATACGGGATGGTCTCCAGACCCTTCATTGGTATAACCGCTGCACGGGAACCCGTTGCGATAACAAATTTCCTGCTGGTAATTTTCTTCCCTTCCAGTTCAAAGGTGTGAGGGTCAATGAACTTTCCAGTACCAAAAAATACTTTAACGCCCATCCCTTCGAACCGCTTTGGATCATCATGTTCACCAATCCGTGCTATTACCTTTCGCATGTGATTCATAATATTTTTAAAATCAAAGGCAAGGGGAGTTTTATCAATACCGAATTCCTCGGACCTTTTTATAAGAGAGGCTATTTTAGCCACATGAACCAAAGTCTTTGTGGGAACGCATCCGTAGTAAAGACAATCGCCACCGAGCTTTTTTTTCTCAACAAGGGCAACCCTTGCGCCAAGCTGAACAGCGCCGCTTGCCACATTTAAACCTCCCGCCCCTCCCCCGATTACCGTCAGATCGAAATCTTTCACAATTGTTTTGTTACTCCAGTGTTGTGTTTAAATTCCAGTTGTAGGGTACATATTTTATTTTCAGGGTATTCAGATTCTCCAGCACAAAGCTTTTCGTTTCGTTGTCTGCAAAGGCAAGCGCATATTCGACTGACTGCCGTTGAGTCTTTCCAAAATCGGACAGATACCATTTCAATATCCGGGAAAGGAACAGGATGTTTTGCTTACGGTCAAGAATCATTCCCCTGCGGTTTATAAAACTCCTGCCGGCAATATCAAGCTGTTCGTTGATCCGTTCAGGTTCATAAAATTTAATCGGCGGACAGGATCCCGATGCACACACAAGGGCAAAATGTATCCTGGGATCAGGCTTCAGCAAACAAAGGGCCTTCCTTTTATCAAACCGGGAAAATTGTTTTATTTTTGTGCCAGGCGGCGGTTTGTTTATCCGGAGTATTCCATGTTCTATATCATCAGGAGTGAAGAAAAACCCCTTCATGGCATAGCCAGTGCGGCTAAAAAAACGAAATACTTCTTTCACCGACGTTTGTATATCCAGCTCAATAACACCGTGTATAATAAGAATATTATAGATATTAATCCAGAATGCTTTTTTTTCCTCATCGGTTTTCAGAAGAAAAGGATCAAAATAATTGAGTCGTTCGGCAAGTTCTAAATAGTCACTGTAGCTTTGTGATATCTTCAGCTTCTGGTAATTTACCCTGCCTTCTCCAACATCAAAAAATGCACCCTGAAGATTATTCAGGGTCATCTTTAACTGGTATGCTATTTCTTTACCTACCTCTCTTTTGCGTTTGCTGGTTTTATTTAAAACAATCCGGTAGGGAATAAGTTTTTTCATCCGCATGATCCATGATGTCCGGACAGCAGTATCACGAACCATGCTGCTTTCAATATGAAAAATGGCAAAGACGGCATTGATAAAACCAATATGGCTGAACGCCTGTGGAAAATTGCCCAGCAATTCGTTGCGTGCGGTATCATATTCTTCAGCAAATAATC is part of the Candidatus Jettenia sp. AMX2 genome and harbors:
- the tkt gene encoding transketolase, yielding MLIHKIEKQKVELAVNTIRMLSADAVEKAQSGHPGLPMGFADIAFILWMQFLRFNPEDPLWPNRDRFILSAGHGSMLLYSLLHLFGYDLPLDEIKQFRQLGSKTPGHPEYGHTPGVETTTGPLGQGFANGVGMALAEKMLAERFNKDGRIVIDHAIYGVVSDGDLMEGITSEAASLAGHLGLSDLIYIYDSNQISIEGRTDITFTEDVAKRFEAYHWRVFTIDGYNYGEIVKALDDARGEKERPSLIIAKTRIGKGSPNKEDSASAHGEPLGARELELTKEALGWPKSPPFSIPDEVRQLCRSRVAEVKEEYKDWQGLFQKHIKDDEDFSDLWNRYFKKEVPEYLEQELLNTIKKDSLATRSASGDMIQVIAERIPSFITGSADLNPSTKAQINNSPSVGKNKFAGRNIHFGVREHAMGGILNGMALYGGIIPCGSTFLTFSDYMRPAIRLAALSKLQAIYVFTHDSIFLGEDGPTHQPVEHLPSLRCIPNLLVIRPSDATETASAWVAALNHKDGPTALILTRQNLPVINRSVYPSQNQLKQGAYIVKDSEGVAPDIILLATGSEVHVALETVLLLQEKGIKARLVSMPSFELFRRNTEEYKNSILPPACKKRVTVEAAAKHDWYEFAGLDGLVIGLDGFGTSAPAKVLAEHYGFTAKNILQEIHNRWGI
- the pgl gene encoding 6-phosphogluconolactonase; this encodes MVSVRRELRVEADIGEISHVAAREFVRQSTNAIQTKGYCAVALSGGSTPQNLYRLLAGDQYRGQVRWSKVHLFWCDERCVPPDHYQSNYRMVRELLLDKIPVPPGNIYRIPAEYEDHNRAAEEYEQTLKTFFHLKNGELPRFDLVLLGMGDDGHTASLFPETDTLEETRRLVAATYIKKLNGYRITLTVPVINQAAYIIFLISGESKSAVLKKVLEGELQPGILPSQYIRPVEGRLLFLADRAAAARLENV
- the zwf gene encoding glucose-6-phosphate dehydrogenase, which translates into the protein MDSMYEKDRVSLPLGQTGNPCVMVIFGASGDLAKRKLFPALFNLARDGLMPDEFAVIGFARREMSHEEFRQKINRDMQEHATSPVKPELWNWFAGRLYYVSGDIQDQKAFLKLQDLLKEVDKTHGTHGNYLYYLATAPEYFSQVIQQLNKIGLTREENKHWRRVIIEKPFGHDLESARSLNKEIREALSERQIYRIDHYLGKETVQNIMVFRFSNGIFEPIWNRRYIDHVQIMVSEDLGVGERIGYYDKAGALRDMVPNHMFQLVTLTAMEPPISFEADAVRDEQVKILRAMQSLSPEDVLKNTVRGQYGEGLIRGKRVPAYRDEQNISPDSTTETYVALKLYIDNWRWAGVPFYLRTGKRLPCRVTEIAIQFKRAPFVLFRKTNVEQLKPNVLVLHIQPDEGISLNFGAKIPGPVVRLGTVDMQFRYKDYFGSTPSTGYERLLYECMLGDATLFQRTDMIEAGWSVVSPIQDIWKALPHRKFPNYAAGTWGPQEADDLMARDGREWRKCEI
- the gnd gene encoding decarboxylating 6-phosphogluconate dehydrogenase; amino-acid sequence: MQLGVIGLGRMGANIVRRLMRGGHQCVVFTRDPDKVKQLVEEGAIGAASPDDLISKLSKPRAVWVMVPAGEPTEMTIKALAGYMEANDIIIDGGNSHYKDDVRRAKTLAEKGIRYLDAGTSGGVWGLERGYCLMVGGEPEIVKQVSPILETLAPGRGSISRTPGRNGSESTAESGYLHCGHWGAGHFVKMVHNGIEYGLMQAYAEGFDILRNAVSEGVPEDFRYDFPIADIAEVWRRGSVIGSWLLDLTATALAEDPALTEYTGIVQDSGEGRWTIMTAIEEGVPADVIAASLFKRFRSQKEHTFAEKVLSAMRYKFGGHTERPAGEKG
- a CDS encoding bifunctional transaldolase/phosoglucose isomerase, with product MNPLQKLKEYGQSVWLDYIRRSLITGGELKRLIEEDGLGGVTSNPAIFEKAISGSSDYEDIIAKLQHLKDLNITQIYEHLAIRDIQDAADVLRPVYEKTNRRDGYVSLEVSPFLSGDTQGTVNEARRLWQSVNRKNVMLKIPATPEGIPAIEQLIGEGMNINITLLFAQDTYERVTHAFMSGLEKYMARNGDVSSLASVASFFVSRIDTAIDAILDMRIKTSANAGEKALLQNIMGKVAIANAKLTYQRYKEIFRSPRWQTLAEKGAHTQRVLWASTGTKNPHYRDVRYVEELIGPDTVNTMPLPTFESFRDHGLPRASLEEDLEAACDTMETLNHLGISLKECTDTLLTEGVRLFADAFDKLLHTLDIKRKEAGQGKVVRQAFSLAGDMQSQVNAMLDDWKNGGKIKRLWEHDASLWTNTDEGKWLGWLDIARNSLSCGHRLTNIAEEIKKAGFSHVLLLGMGGSSLCPEVLRLSFGKIRGFPEFFVLDSTDPAQIRTFENKVDIGNTLFIVSSKSGTTLEPNIFKQYFFERVKQHVGRNDAGDRFIAITDPGSKLHKVAEGDGFRHVFFGVPDIGGRYSALSDFGMVPAAIMGLDAMKLLDRAEEMMVSCSPSVPPEDNPGVVLGIVLGVLALQGRDKITILTSPGISGFGAWLEQLLAESTGKDGKGLIPVVHEPLGDSGVYDNDRVFVYLRLKSVPDPLQEAAVENLIQSGHPLIRFTMNDLYDLGREFFRWKMATAVAGSVLHINPFNQPDVEASKVATRKLTSEFEETGTLPELTPFLQENGITLFANGAYASMLERSGGNERTLVHYLRAHLNQIKKGDYFALLAYLEMNEDNEKQLQSIRKTIRDHKYTATCLGFGPRFLHSTGQLYKGGPNTGVFIQITCDDAGDLAVPGQKYTFGIVKEAQARGDFQVLAERGRRALRVHLDSQVQKGLATLNAVIKQVLSE
- the rpiB gene encoding ribose 5-phosphate isomerase B, with product MRIAIGADHAGYELKGQLASYLRELHYEVVDMGTYNTDPVDYPDYAEAVGNAIREGRAGRGILICCSGVGASVAATKLPGIRAGLCHDTYSAHQGVEHDDMNILVLGACVVGVHLAKEIVRAFAGAIFSGEERHLRRIKKIEILEERYRTVAIKPEEQKQ
- a CDS encoding mercuric reductase, with the translated sequence MKDFDLTVIGGGAGGLNVASGAVQLGARVALVEKKKLGGDCLYYGCVPTKTLVHVAKIASLIKRSEEFGIDKTPLAFDFKNIMNHMRKVIARIGEHDDPKRFEGMGVKVFFGTGKFIDPHTFELEGKKITSRKFVIATGSRAAVIPMKGLETIPYLTSETALELEYLPKSVIILGGGPIGVEFAQIFTRLGTKVTIIEKVGQILPREDKEIAGILTSILQDEGIEIVTCTNVEQVKQGTGRKGVEVMAECTGHQRVFQADEFMLATGREPNLEGLCLRAAGVRMRKRAIEVDNSLRTTARNIWACGDVTGHYFFTHMAEYHAGIVVANALIPFIKRKVDYRAVPWVTFTDPELGRVGLTEEEARQKYHHIKVFRYEVKDIDRAVAEGEGRGMIKIVCTKKGKILGSHVLAPQAGEYLHEFVMAMQNNLGVGSITRTIHVYPTLAQAVRRTTNQYYAEKIFSGWIPKFTKKLIRWF